Proteins co-encoded in one Cinclus cinclus chromosome 17, bCinCin1.1, whole genome shotgun sequence genomic window:
- the LOC134050807 gene encoding solute carrier family 2, facilitated glucose transporter member 11-like, with translation MSYNLFLLAFVLGITGAFHYGLQVSIINSPAEYIQSFIRETWLKRYGSSPSAEMITLMWSFIVSIYSIGGLLGSSSAGYLSVRFGRKKALLLANIPALLGAALMGLSRLCGSFEMIMAGRLFSGVCGGLAQNVHIMYAGECAPRKLRGLVAITASTSIAAGKFIGFALGLREVLGVEALWPILLAANAVPALVQLLTLPFFPDSPRYLLIDQKDKEGCIKAVKQLWGDGDHMAEIDDMMSEQKAIRGEKAKSVWDLLRDRAVRWQLITLFLVVSCMQLIGANVVYSYAYSIFTKAGIPPSQTHYVSLGVGTAEILSTVLCGFLIERAGRKTLLWKNYTVMALALGLLTVTLSLQDSFFWVPYCSVALVFIFIMSFGIGPGGVVCPLITEIFIQSYRPTAYVFNGVTNWIQLFVLGLVFPFIVEGLGNFCFIIFLTYCLSMAIFVLLVLPETKGKSMLQVMEEFNHLNYRGKKGQAALQQSNCSVVAVTRL, from the exons ATGAGCTACAACCTTTTTCTCCTGGCTTTTGTCCTGGGCATTACTGGAGCTTTCCACTATGGATTGCAGGTCTCCATTATCAATTCTCCTGCTGAG tacaTCCAAAGTTTCATCCGTGAGACCTGGCTGAAGAGATATGGCtcctctcccagtgcagagatGATCACTTTGATGTGGTCCTTTATTGTGTCCATTTACAGCATCGGTGGGCTTCTGGGCTCCTCATCTGCTGGGTACTTGTCTGTTAGGTTTGGAAG GAAGAAGGCCCTGCTGCTTGCCaacatccctgctctgctgggtgcAGCTCTGATGGGACTCAGCCGGCTGTGTGGATCTTTTGAGATGATCATGGCTGGAAGGTTATTTTCTGGAGTCTGTGGAG GTTTAGCTCAGAACGTCCATATCATGTATGCTGGGGAATGTGCTCCACGGAAGCTCCGAGGGCTGGTCGCCATTACAGCTTCTACCTCCATTGCTGCTGGGAAATTTATAGGATTTGCTCTGGGTCTCAG AGAAGTTCTTGGAGTGGAGGCTCTCTGGCCAATTCTCCTGGCAGCCAATGCAGTCCCTGCCCTTGTTCAGCTTCTCACCCTCCCCTTCTTCCCAGACTCTCCTCGCTACCTGCTCATTGACCAAAAGGACAAGGAAGGATGCATCAAAG CTGtgaagcagctctggggagatGGGGACCACATGGCTGAAATAGATGACATGATGTCAGAGCAGAAAGCCATCCGTGGGGAGAAGGCCAAGAGTGTTTGGGACCTGCTGCGGGACAGGGCAGTGCGCTGGCAGCTCATCACTCTGTTCCTCGTGGTCTCCTGCATGCAGCTCATCGGGGCCAACGTG GTTTACTCTTATGCATACAGTATCTTTACAAAGGCTGGAATCCCCCCTTCACAAACCCATTATGTCTCCCTGGGAGTAGGGACTGCTGAGATCCTCTCCACAGTTCTGTGT GGCTTCCTCATTGAGCGTGCAGGGAGGAAGACACTGCTGTGGAAAAACTACACGGTGATGGCCTTGGCTCTAGGGCTCCTCACAGTCACGCTCTCACTGCAG GACTCCTTTTTCTGGGTACCATACTGCTCTGTTGCACTTGTCTTTATTTTCATCATGAGCTTTGGCATTGGGCCAG gtggAGTAGTATGCCCCTTgatcacagaaatatttattcagtCATACAGACCAACTGCTTATGTTTTTAATGGTGTTACAAACTGGATCCAACTCTTTGTCCTTGGACTTGTGTTCCCTTTCATTGTG gAAGGTCTTGGTAATTTCTGTTTCATCATTTTCCTGACATACTGCCTGTCCATGGCTATTTTTGTACTCCTGGTGCTGCCAGAGACCAAAGGAAAGAGCATGCTGCAGGTCATGGAGGAGTTCAACCACCTGAACTACCGTGGAAAGAAGGGGCAGGCAGCCCTACAGCAGAGTAACTGCTCAGTGGTGGCTGTTACTAGGCTTTAA